A window of the Bacteroides thetaiotaomicron VPI-5482 genome harbors these coding sequences:
- a CDS encoding DUF6078 family protein: MKEEPDSLSVPYNFARCFNDQCPQASKCLRHIAAQYNGADYLYITSVNPARYPADGNQCECFKTAVKVHVTWGLKRLLDRIPYEDAVSIRSQLVGHYGKTGYYRLYRGERGLMPKDQAYIKQLFRNKGIKEEPAYQRYTEEYIW; encoded by the coding sequence ATGAAAGAAGAACCCGACAGCCTGTCTGTCCCTTACAATTTTGCCCGTTGCTTCAACGACCAATGCCCACAAGCCTCCAAATGCTTACGCCACATAGCTGCACAATATAACGGAGCCGACTATCTTTATATCACCAGCGTTAATCCGGCACGCTATCCTGCGGACGGGAATCAATGCGAATGTTTTAAAACGGCTGTAAAAGTTCATGTAACATGGGGACTTAAACGGTTGCTTGACAGGATTCCTTATGAAGACGCAGTCAGTATCCGATCACAGTTGGTGGGACACTATGGGAAAACAGGATATTACCGCCTCTATCGTGGAGAACGAGGCCTTATGCCCAAAGATCAAGCTTATATAAAACAATTGTTTCGTAACAAAGGAATAAAAGAAGAGCCTGCTTACCAACGCTACACAGAAGAATATATATGGTAA
- a CDS encoding alcohol dehydrogenase, giving the protein MLAYTYIEHGKFELREKPEPKITDARDAIVRVTLGSICTSDLHIKHGSVPRAVPGITVGHEMVGVVEEVGAEVTSVRPGDRVTVNVETFCGECFFCHHGYVNNCTDPNGGWALGCRIDGGQAEYVRVPYADQGLNRIPDTVSDEQALFVGDVLATGFWATRISEITEKDTILLIGAGPTGICTLLCSMLKNPKRIIVCEKSPERIQFVREHYPDVLITTPENCKEFVLQNSDHSGADVVLEVAGTEDSFRMAWDCARPNAIVTIVALYDKPLLFPLPEMYGKNLTFKTGGVDGCDCAEILSLIEEGKIDTTPLITHRCSLNEIEEAYRIFENKLDGVIKVAIVCQTESNK; this is encoded by the coding sequence ATGCTTGCATACACATATATTGAACACGGAAAATTTGAATTGCGAGAAAAACCGGAACCGAAAATTACGGATGCACGGGATGCAATCGTGCGTGTGACTCTTGGCAGTATCTGTACCAGTGACCTGCATATCAAACACGGTAGTGTGCCGCGTGCAGTACCCGGAATAACGGTTGGACACGAGATGGTAGGTGTCGTGGAAGAGGTGGGAGCTGAAGTTACATCAGTCAGACCCGGCGACAGAGTAACCGTGAATGTCGAGACTTTCTGTGGAGAGTGTTTCTTTTGTCATCACGGATATGTCAACAACTGTACCGACCCCAACGGTGGCTGGGCTTTAGGCTGCCGTATCGACGGCGGGCAGGCGGAATATGTCAGAGTACCTTATGCCGATCAAGGACTGAACCGTATTCCCGATACAGTCAGTGATGAACAGGCTCTTTTTGTCGGTGATGTCCTTGCCACAGGCTTCTGGGCAACTCGTATCTCGGAGATTACGGAGAAAGATACTATCCTCCTCATTGGTGCCGGACCTACCGGAATTTGTACTTTGCTCTGCTCGATGCTGAAGAATCCGAAGCGTATCATTGTCTGTGAAAAGTCCCCTGAAAGGATTCAGTTTGTCCGTGAACATTATCCCGATGTACTGATAACGACACCTGAGAACTGCAAGGAGTTTGTACTCCAAAACAGTGATCACAGTGGAGCTGATGTTGTTCTGGAAGTGGCGGGGACCGAAGATAGTTTCCGGATGGCGTGGGACTGTGCCCGTCCCAATGCGATAGTCACGATTGTGGCTCTTTATGACAAACCTCTGCTTTTTCCTTTGCCTGAGATGTATGGCAAGAATTTGACTTTCAAAACAGGAGGTGTAGACGGCTGTGACTGTGCTGAGATCCTCAGTCTGATTGAAGAGGGAAAGATTGATACCACTCCTCTTATTACCCATCGCTGTTCGCTGAACGAGATTGAGGAGGCATATCGTATCTTTGAAAACAAGCTGGACGGCGTCATCAAGGTAGCGATTGTATGTCAAACTGAAAGTAATAAATAA
- a CDS encoding TrmH family RNA methyltransferase, which produces MPVVEISSLSHPGVEIFCTLTEAQLRNRIEPDKGIFIVESPKVIERALDAGYEPLAILCEHKHITGDASNIIERCGNVPVYTGSRELLATLTGYVLTRGVLCAMRRPAVRSMAEVCREARRIVVIDGVVDTTNIGAIFRSAAALGIDAVLLTRNSCDPLNRRAVRVSMGTVFLVPWTWMDGSLSDLGKLGFRTAAMALTDNSVSIDDPVLATEPRLAIVMGTEGDGLSPETIAEADYVVRIPMSHGVDSLNVAAAAAVAFWQLRAR; this is translated from the coding sequence ATGCCTGTTGTCGAAATATCCTCTTTGTCTCATCCCGGAGTTGAGATATTCTGTACTCTTACCGAGGCTCAGTTACGCAATCGTATCGAGCCTGACAAGGGTATTTTTATCGTAGAAAGTCCAAAGGTCATAGAGAGAGCTCTGGACGCCGGTTATGAACCTTTAGCCATTTTGTGTGAGCATAAACATATCACTGGCGATGCCTCCAACATCATTGAACGTTGTGGCAATGTGCCTGTCTATACGGGTAGCAGGGAACTGCTTGCTACATTGACCGGTTATGTCCTGACACGTGGTGTTCTTTGTGCCATGCGTCGTCCTGCGGTGCGCAGTATGGCAGAAGTCTGTCGGGAAGCCCGGCGCATCGTCGTGATCGATGGTGTTGTTGATACAACCAACATCGGTGCTATTTTCCGTTCGGCAGCCGCCCTGGGAATTGATGCCGTACTACTGACGCGTAACTCTTGTGACCCGTTGAACCGTCGTGCAGTCAGAGTATCGATGGGAACGGTCTTCCTTGTACCATGGACTTGGATGGACGGTTCTCTCAGCGACTTGGGCAAGTTGGGCTTCCGTACAGCTGCCATGGCACTCACGGACAACTCTGTTTCCATTGATGATCCTGTCCTGGCAACCGAACCCAGATTGGCTATCGTGATGGGTACCGAAGGGGACGGACTTTCGCCGGAAACGATTGCAGAAGCTGACTACGTAGTCCGTATTCCTATGTCGCACGGCGTCGATTCACTCAATGTAGCCGCTGCGGCTGCCGTAGCTTTCTGGCAGCTTCGTGCTCGATAG
- a CDS encoding helix-turn-helix domain-containing protein, translating to MKLNRLKAVLLEKGISQTWLAKQLDMSFSMVNAYACNRIQPNLQTLQQFASILQVDLKDLITDKKDR from the coding sequence ATGAAGCTAAATAGACTAAAGGCAGTTCTTTTGGAAAAAGGTATCTCTCAGACGTGGTTGGCGAAACAGCTTGATATGAGTTTTAGTATGGTCAATGCCTATGCTTGCAATCGGATTCAACCTAATTTGCAGACACTTCAACAGTTTGCATCGATATTGCAGGTAGATTTGAAGGACTTAATAACCGATAAAAAAGATAGGTAA
- a CDS encoding DUF262 domain-containing protein: MANLNIEQKKVKSLFQESKYNFLIPDYQRPYAWGEMECKTLWDDLFSFSFPNDDCDQFIDDEEYFLGPIVTFKNRNQMEVIDGQQRLTTLMLLLRAFYNKLGSMKDPRSKRMKEDIEKCIWRANEFGEFETSALKINSQVATDEDKEEFIAILKDGQGIGKKSRYAKNFNFFVEKIDVFLSNYPSYFAYFPARVLNNCVLLPIEAESQNTALRIFSTLNDRGKPLSDADIFKAQLYKYYSSFGKKDEFIETWKNLDKITSEVFHPIYGTPLDELFTRYMYYERALAEIKSSTTEALRKFYEGDGSYPLLHQPKTLSNLVSLAKFWQDVSNQETERFSDKVLKRLFVLSYAPNGMWTYITSVYFMYHRNENDEIEENAFCRFLDCITAFIWAYAITNPGVNSLRTPVYAEMVKIIRGEDVTFSDFKFSEERYRAQITNYAFNNSRAITKSMITWWAFQYDNQSLLSLETKFDIEHIYARNRLDKEKGLSNPQNVEILGNKVLLEKRLNIRASDYRFVDKVKYYKGFTTANGQEKNGSQIVELAEISNSYSDFTETDIINRNSKIIDSFVNFLRANQLLKE; this comes from the coding sequence ATGGCAAACTTAAATATTGAACAGAAAAAGGTGAAAAGCCTTTTTCAAGAATCGAAATACAACTTCCTTATACCTGATTACCAACGCCCATATGCGTGGGGTGAGATGGAGTGTAAAACTTTATGGGATGATTTGTTTTCGTTCTCTTTCCCAAATGATGACTGTGACCAATTTATTGACGATGAAGAGTATTTCCTTGGTCCTATAGTAACATTTAAGAATAGAAACCAAATGGAGGTAATTGATGGGCAGCAACGTTTAACGACACTTATGCTTTTGTTAAGGGCTTTTTATAATAAACTAGGTAGTATGAAAGACCCTCGCTCAAAACGGATGAAGGAGGATATTGAAAAATGTATTTGGAGAGCTAATGAATTTGGAGAGTTTGAAACATCTGCTCTGAAAATCAATTCACAGGTTGCTACGGATGAAGATAAAGAAGAGTTTATTGCAATATTGAAAGATGGACAAGGAATTGGCAAAAAAAGTCGTTACGCAAAGAATTTCAATTTCTTCGTTGAAAAGATAGATGTTTTTTTAAGTAATTATCCATCGTATTTTGCATATTTCCCGGCACGAGTGTTAAATAACTGTGTGCTTTTACCAATAGAGGCGGAATCACAAAATACGGCATTAAGAATTTTCTCAACCTTGAATGATAGAGGGAAACCTCTCTCTGATGCAGATATTTTTAAGGCGCAACTTTATAAATATTATTCATCGTTTGGTAAAAAAGATGAATTTATAGAAACGTGGAAAAATCTAGATAAGATTACTAGCGAAGTGTTTCATCCAATTTATGGTACACCATTAGATGAATTGTTTACAAGATATATGTATTATGAGCGAGCACTTGCAGAGATAAAATCATCAACAACAGAAGCTTTGCGCAAGTTTTATGAAGGAGATGGCAGTTATCCTCTTTTGCATCAGCCAAAGACATTGAGTAATCTTGTAAGCCTTGCCAAATTTTGGCAAGATGTTAGCAATCAGGAGACAGAACGTTTCTCAGATAAAGTCCTAAAGCGTTTGTTCGTACTTAGTTATGCTCCTAATGGAATGTGGACGTATATCACTTCTGTGTATTTTATGTACCATCGTAATGAAAATGATGAAATAGAAGAAAATGCTTTTTGTCGTTTCTTGGATTGTATAACAGCTTTCATATGGGCTTATGCTATAACTAATCCAGGTGTTAACTCTTTGCGTACTCCTGTATATGCAGAAATGGTTAAGATAATCAGAGGAGAAGATGTAACATTCTCAGATTTCAAATTTTCAGAAGAACGTTATCGTGCGCAAATAACAAATTATGCATTCAATAATAGTCGTGCGATTACAAAATCAATGATTACTTGGTGGGCTTTTCAATATGATAATCAATCATTATTGTCATTGGAAACCAAATTCGATATAGAACATATATATGCACGAAACAGACTGGATAAAGAAAAAGGTTTATCAAATCCTCAGAATGTAGAAATACTTGGAAATAAGGTTCTTCTTGAAAAAAGATTGAATATCAGAGCTTCCGACTATCGCTTTGTAGATAAAGTAAAATATTATAAAGGTTTTACCACTGCTAATGGTCAGGAAAAGAATGGCTCTCAAATTGTAGAATTGGCGGAGATAAGTAATTCATATAGTGATTTTACTGAAACTGATATTATTAATCGTAATTCTAAAATAATTGATTCGTTTGTGAATTTCCTTAGAGCGAATCAATTATTGAAAGAGTAA
- a CDS encoding DEAD/DEAH box helicase family protein gives MTPEEKARIKIDQWFADAGWKVVNREDYEPTGTAVAIREGLLKGNLEADYFLFINGKAVGVLEAKREETDVFASKVCEQAALYARSVPNIYQAYQKPLPFIFTSNGKELYFCDFREQDSCFKQIITIPTPHELVKKLGIEDTFAGLPTLKRKGLRDCQYEAVTELEKSFRAGQNRALMVLATGAGKTYTACLAAYRMLSYTPMRRVLFLVDRNNLGKQAEGEFGTFRLTENGDAFNTIFTVNRLRSPSIPSDSNVVISTIQRLFSFLKGEAIEDNDDDDENEPAEEVTLPPNPNLPHDYFDMIIIDECHRSIYGNWRMVLEYFDTARLVGLTATPIPETMAFFNNNRIVNYTLEKSIVDGVNVDCRVYRIKTQVTETGGAILEGEKFKEETRYTGEVKTVSSKETKNYTNKELNRSVINPAQIKLILSTYRDVVYTELFNDPQRKPNMDYLPKTLIFALNEAHATNIVQIAKEVFGRNDDRFVQKITYSAGDSNELIRQFRNDKDFRIAVTCTLVATGTDVKPLEVVMFMRDVESLPLYIQMKGRGVRTIGDDQLRNVTPNAFSKDCFYLVDAVGVTEHAQTVAPIDDGPTTKTITLKELLERISHGYIPDEYLKRLAATLARIYNKADDSQRKEFVRLSHDDMKELSARIYDALEKGILPLFVSTDEPNNERKGLVAPLANHADARKYLLILAAGFVNTLMPGEDTLISKGFSIEEAKSTTEAFEEFCKEHSDEIEALRIIYNNEGTPITYSMLKDLENKLKMANNHFTSKQLWNSYAIVNPKAVRRSTTKEESDALTNIIQLVRFAFRQIERLDSVVTTSKQFFNLWLGQTQREITDKQREVISRIVDYIASNGACTVRDIREDDATQAAQMIRAFGNMQKVDEALHSLYTFVVLRKAA, from the coding sequence ATGACTCCTGAAGAAAAAGCAAGAATAAAGATAGACCAGTGGTTTGCCGATGCTGGTTGGAAAGTAGTTAATAGGGAGGATTATGAACCTACTGGTACGGCTGTAGCCATAAGAGAAGGTTTATTGAAAGGAAATCTTGAAGCCGATTATTTCCTTTTCATTAATGGAAAAGCAGTAGGAGTACTTGAAGCTAAGCGTGAAGAAACAGACGTTTTTGCTTCAAAAGTATGCGAGCAAGCAGCTCTATATGCACGAAGTGTCCCAAATATCTATCAGGCATATCAAAAGCCATTGCCTTTTATCTTTACCTCAAATGGAAAAGAACTATACTTCTGTGATTTCCGTGAACAAGATTCTTGTTTCAAACAGATAATAACTATTCCTACGCCACATGAATTGGTCAAGAAACTGGGGATTGAGGATACATTTGCCGGACTTCCCACATTGAAAAGGAAGGGGCTTCGTGATTGCCAGTATGAAGCGGTGACAGAACTTGAAAAGAGTTTTCGTGCTGGGCAAAATCGGGCATTGATGGTTCTTGCTACCGGAGCAGGCAAAACATATACTGCTTGTCTTGCTGCCTACCGAATGCTTTCTTATACACCAATGCGTAGGGTGTTGTTTCTTGTCGACCGAAATAATCTTGGAAAACAGGCAGAGGGAGAATTTGGAACTTTCCGACTGACAGAGAATGGAGACGCTTTCAATACTATCTTTACGGTCAATCGCCTTCGCTCACCTTCTATCCCTTCTGATAGTAACGTCGTTATTTCTACAATACAACGTTTGTTTTCATTCTTGAAAGGAGAAGCTATTGAGGATAATGATGACGATGATGAGAACGAACCTGCAGAGGAAGTAACCTTGCCTCCCAATCCCAATTTACCGCACGATTACTTTGATATGATTATTATAGATGAGTGCCATCGCTCCATTTATGGAAACTGGCGCATGGTATTGGAGTATTTTGATACGGCAAGATTGGTAGGTTTGACTGCGACACCTATTCCCGAAACAATGGCTTTTTTCAATAACAATCGCATTGTCAACTATACATTAGAAAAGAGTATCGTTGATGGTGTGAATGTGGATTGTCGGGTATATAGAATAAAAACCCAAGTCACGGAAACGGGTGGGGCTATATTAGAGGGTGAGAAATTTAAAGAAGAAACAAGATATACAGGTGAGGTCAAGACTGTAAGTAGTAAGGAAACCAAAAACTACACAAATAAAGAACTTAATCGGAGTGTTATTAATCCGGCACAGATAAAGTTAATCCTTTCGACCTATCGGGATGTGGTTTATACAGAATTGTTTAATGACCCGCAACGTAAGCCGAATATGGACTATTTGCCCAAAACCTTGATATTTGCTCTCAATGAAGCTCACGCTACAAATATCGTACAGATAGCTAAAGAGGTGTTCGGACGGAATGACGACCGCTTTGTTCAGAAAATTACTTATTCGGCAGGCGACAGTAACGAACTGATACGCCAATTCCGTAACGACAAGGATTTCCGTATTGCTGTGACCTGTACGTTGGTTGCCACTGGAACAGATGTAAAGCCACTGGAAGTGGTGATGTTCATGCGTGATGTGGAGTCATTGCCTTTGTATATTCAGATGAAAGGGCGTGGAGTGCGTACTATTGGTGATGACCAACTTCGCAATGTTACCCCGAACGCATTCAGCAAGGATTGTTTTTATTTGGTTGATGCGGTAGGCGTGACGGAGCATGCGCAAACAGTGGCACCTATAGATGATGGTCCTACAACAAAAACGATTACTCTAAAGGAGTTGTTAGAACGTATTAGTCATGGCTATATTCCTGACGAGTATCTCAAACGGCTTGCGGCAACGCTTGCCCGAATATACAACAAGGCGGATGATTCGCAACGGAAAGAGTTTGTCCGTTTGTCTCATGATGACATGAAGGAACTTTCTGCTAGAATATACGATGCGCTGGAGAAAGGCATTCTTCCACTGTTTGTAAGCACTGATGAGCCTAACAATGAACGTAAGGGGCTAGTCGCTCCGCTTGCCAATCATGCGGATGCTCGGAAATACCTTCTTATACTTGCAGCCGGATTCGTCAATACATTGATGCCGGGTGAAGATACGCTTATCTCCAAAGGGTTTTCCATTGAGGAAGCAAAAAGTACGACAGAGGCTTTCGAGGAGTTCTGCAAAGAACACAGTGATGAAATAGAAGCACTACGTATTATATATAATAATGAAGGAACGCCTATCACCTATTCTATGTTGAAGGATTTGGAAAACAAACTCAAAATGGCAAACAACCATTTCACTTCCAAACAACTTTGGAACTCTTATGCCATAGTCAATCCTAAAGCGGTAAGGCGTTCCACTACCAAAGAAGAAAGCGATGCATTGACCAATATCATACAACTTGTGCGCTTTGCTTTCCGCCAAATCGAACGATTGGATAGTGTAGTTACTACCTCTAAACAGTTTTTCAATCTTTGGTTAGGACAAACCCAGCGTGAAATAACTGACAAACAGCGAGAGGTTATCAGTCGTATTGTGGATTACATTGCTTCTAACGGAGCTTGTACGGTCAGAGATATTCGAGAGGATGACGCAACCCAAGCGGCACAAATGATTCGGGCATTTGGTAATATGCAGAAAGTGGACGAAGCACTTCATTCCCTTTACACATTTGTAGTATTAAGAAAAGCAGCATAA